In a genomic window of Bradyrhizobium sp. LLZ17:
- the hemA gene encoding 5-aminolevulinate synthase, whose translation MDYSEFFNSALDRLHAERRYRVFADLERIAGRFPHALWHSPKGKRDVVIWCSNDYLGMGQHPKVVGAMVETATRVGTGAGGTRNIAGTHHPLVQLEAELADLHGKEAALLFTSGYVSNQTGIATLAKLIPNCLILSDELNHNSMIEGIRQSGCERLVFRHNDLADLERLLKAAGPNRPKLIACESLYSMDGDVAPLAKICDLAEKYGAMTYVDEVHAVGMYGPRGGGIAERDGVMHRIDVLEGTLAKAFGCLGGYIAANGQIIDAVRSYAPGFIFTTALPPAICSAATAAIRHLKTSNWERERHQDRAARVKAILNAAGLPVMSNDTHIVPLFIGDADKCKQASDLLLEEHGIYIQPINYPTVAKGTERLRITPSPYHDDGLIDRLAEALLQVWDRLGLPLREQSLAAE comes from the coding sequence ATGGATTACAGCGAGTTCTTCAATTCCGCCCTTGATCGCCTGCACGCCGAGCGGCGCTACCGCGTATTCGCTGACCTCGAGCGCATCGCCGGCCGGTTCCCGCATGCGCTCTGGCACTCGCCCAAGGGCAAGCGCGACGTGGTGATCTGGTGCTCGAACGATTATCTCGGCATGGGCCAGCACCCCAAGGTGGTCGGCGCCATGGTCGAAACCGCGACGCGCGTCGGCACCGGCGCGGGCGGTACCCGCAACATCGCCGGCACCCATCATCCGCTGGTGCAGCTCGAGGCCGAGCTCGCCGATTTGCACGGCAAGGAAGCCGCGCTGCTGTTCACGTCCGGCTATGTCTCGAACCAGACCGGCATCGCGACCCTCGCCAAGCTGATCCCGAATTGCCTGATCCTCTCGGACGAGCTCAACCACAATTCGATGATCGAGGGTATCCGCCAGTCCGGTTGCGAACGGCTGGTGTTCCGGCACAACGACCTCGCGGATCTCGAACGCCTCTTGAAGGCCGCAGGTCCGAACCGGCCGAAGCTGATCGCCTGCGAAAGCCTCTATTCCATGGACGGCGATGTCGCCCCGCTCGCAAAAATCTGCGATCTCGCCGAGAAGTACGGCGCGATGACCTATGTCGACGAGGTCCACGCCGTCGGCATGTACGGCCCGCGCGGCGGCGGCATTGCCGAGCGCGACGGCGTCATGCACCGCATCGACGTCCTCGAAGGCACGCTCGCCAAGGCGTTCGGCTGCCTCGGCGGCTATATCGCGGCGAACGGACAGATCATCGATGCCGTGCGCTCCTACGCGCCGGGCTTCATCTTCACCACCGCGCTGCCGCCGGCGATCTGCTCGGCCGCGACCGCGGCGATCAGGCATCTGAAGACCTCGAACTGGGAGCGCGAACGCCACCAGGACCGCGCCGCCCGCGTCAAGGCGATCCTCAATGCCGCCGGCCTCCCGGTGATGTCGAACGACACCCACATCGTGCCGCTGTTCATCGGCGATGCCGACAAGTGCAAGCAGGCTTCCGACCTTCTGCTCGAAGAGCACGGCATCTACATCCAGCCGATCAACTATCCGACCGTTGCCAAGGGCACCGAACGCCTGCGCATTACGCCCTCGCCCTATCACGACGACGGCCTGATCGATCGGCTCGCCGAAGCGCTGCTGCAAGTGTGGGACCGCTTGGGTCTGCCGCTGCGCGAACAGTCGCTGGCGGCGGAGTAG
- a CDS encoding MBL fold metallo-hydrolase gives MNAKTDIAQSSAEALRYPWEQHPGPEEVVEVRPGVLWARLKLPFRLNHVNIYLLADGEGYAMVDAGFGNEESIEAWTKLFEGPLKGVHITRLIVTHSHPDHVGLAGWIVERFNCPLVMSQVEYLQSVYHQNRGTEERREAQRLFFRRHGMDESLTEKLLGRGQDYLKRVSVLPPSYRRISHGDEVVIGARRFKVITGGGHALDQVMLYCADDKLFLSADQVLSKISPNVSVWAVEPDQNSLGEYLASLASLTTTLPYDLLVLPGHGVPFYGLKTRIKQLADHHEERCRLIAEACREEPQTSRALVPVVFNKHVLDEHQMGFAAGELVAHVNYMIVEGRLTAETQDGVLRFRTT, from the coding sequence ATGAACGCAAAAACCGATATCGCGCAGTCCTCCGCCGAGGCCCTGCGCTACCCTTGGGAGCAGCATCCCGGTCCCGAAGAGGTCGTGGAGGTGCGGCCCGGCGTGTTGTGGGCGCGGCTGAAGCTGCCGTTCCGCCTCAACCACGTGAACATCTACCTGCTCGCCGACGGCGAGGGCTACGCGATGGTCGATGCCGGCTTCGGCAACGAGGAGTCGATCGAGGCCTGGACAAAACTGTTCGAGGGTCCGCTGAAGGGCGTTCACATCACGCGGCTGATCGTGACGCATTCGCATCCCGACCATGTCGGCCTCGCGGGCTGGATCGTCGAGCGGTTCAATTGCCCGTTGGTGATGTCGCAGGTCGAGTATCTGCAATCGGTCTATCACCAGAACCGCGGCACCGAGGAACGGCGCGAGGCGCAGCGGCTGTTCTTCCGCCGCCACGGCATGGACGAGTCGCTCACCGAAAAGCTGCTCGGCCGCGGCCAGGATTATCTCAAGCGCGTCTCGGTGCTGCCGCCATCCTACCGCCGCATCTCGCATGGCGACGAGGTCGTGATCGGCGCGCGTCGCTTCAAGGTGATCACCGGCGGCGGGCACGCGCTCGACCAGGTGATGCTGTATTGCGCCGACGACAAGCTGTTCCTGTCCGCCGACCAGGTGCTGAGCAAGATCTCGCCCAATGTCAGCGTCTGGGCGGTCGAGCCGGACCAGAATTCGCTCGGCGAATATCTGGCCTCGCTCGCAAGCCTCACCACCACCCTGCCCTATGATTTGCTGGTGCTGCCCGGCCACGGCGTGCCGTTCTACGGGCTCAAGACCCGCATCAAGCAGCTCGCCGATCACCACGAGGAGCGCTGCCGCCTGATCGCGGAAGCCTGCCGCGAGGAGCCGCAGACCTCGCGCGCATTGGTGCCGGTGGTGTTCAACAAGCATGTGCTGGACGAACACCAGATGGGCTTTGCCGCCGGCGAACTGGTCGCTCACGTGAACTACATGATCGTCGAGGGCAGGCTCACGGCCGAGACACAGGACGGCGTACTGCGCTTCAGGACGACGTGA
- a CDS encoding transposase — MARLARVVIPGHPHHVTQRGNGRARTFFDDSDYALYRDLLAASCHTAGVEVWAWCLMPNHVHLILVPSDADGLRRALAPVHRRYAGIIHARRKRTGHFWQGRFGCVAMDEAHLAAALRYVSLNPVRARLVERARDWRWSSVRAHIGGRDDGITAIAPIRERYPDFSHFLSEESEAGMIAQLRGAETIGRPVGNPKFLDMIERKTKRVLKPAKRGPKPRVDREKS; from the coding sequence ATGGCCCGTCTTGCCCGTGTCGTCATTCCCGGTCATCCACACCACGTCACGCAACGCGGCAATGGCCGCGCGCGCACGTTCTTTGACGATAGCGACTATGCCCTTTATCGCGACCTGCTCGCGGCGAGCTGCCATACGGCCGGGGTCGAGGTGTGGGCCTGGTGTCTGATGCCGAACCATGTGCATCTGATCCTCGTGCCGTCCGACGCCGACGGGTTACGCCGCGCCCTGGCCCCCGTGCATCGCCGCTACGCCGGCATCATCCACGCCCGCCGCAAGCGCACCGGCCATTTCTGGCAAGGCCGTTTCGGTTGCGTGGCGATGGACGAGGCGCACCTCGCTGCTGCGCTGCGCTACGTCTCCCTCAATCCGGTGAGGGCTCGGCTCGTCGAACGGGCGCGCGACTGGCGCTGGTCCAGCGTCCGCGCCCATATCGGCGGCCGCGACGACGGCATCACCGCGATCGCGCCGATCCGCGAACGCTATCCGGACTTTTCGCATTTTCTGTCCGAGGAGAGCGAGGCTGGCATGATCGCGCAGCTACGCGGTGCCGAAACCATCGGTCGCCCGGTCGGCAATCCGAAGTTCCTGGATATGATCGAGCGGAAGACAAAGCGCGTTCTCAAGCCGGCCAAGCGAGGGCCGAAGCCGCGCGTGGATCGCGAGAAAAGTTAA
- a CDS encoding methyl-accepting chemotaxis protein yields MAIRLSLGRFKPRFKMPKMGLRGSLFAAFAVIAGMALVIAAGAGLVFNHLGSTMMDLSGRDIPRLSASLQLASQSATLAAQGPGVLASPTDEALNERTKKVQEIQQLAMAKLGEIIELGADKQIATALRDNAKSIDEATQSLVSAARERLDTGALHDKQYEALRKAQLAFVGAAGPAMLDTQTRLNAILGAVDLSADDATEAARTVAQISTVSANGNLMAADMMAALSANNSDTLEAIEKEFKTTRDRVKSNLEDLPNIPSMQAVRDTIQKLFAFGEGKTGVFKIRQKELDSIDYGQTILDETRKLNVGLGISVQQLVDGVQKETNASTFQARQEISLATTAMLALGALTLVGSALFVWLYVGRSILRRIRELQRAMQLLSAGDLDTEIVRSRQNDEIGAMKETLTVFRDSMIEARALASEQDKDRVAEAERAAHMEAKIAEFEGAMRSALDNLAQSANSMQSTAQSMSTTADQSNALVNAVASAAEETSVNVQTVSSGTEQLSSSIEEISKQVVTSAAIARKAVDEAGATDATMQTLADSASRISVVVDLIQTIASQTNLLALNATIEAARAGEAGRGFAVVASEVKSLASQTAKATEEIRTQIASMQQVTTSAVGAIQGIGRIIGEINDVTTTIAAAVEEQGAATREIARNIQHAAGGTSEVSSNIVGVSTASAEAGAAASEVLGASDALRREADMLRGEIDAFLNNMRAA; encoded by the coding sequence ATGGCGATCCGTCTGAGCCTTGGTCGTTTCAAGCCTCGTTTCAAAATGCCGAAAATGGGCCTGCGCGGTAGCCTGTTCGCGGCCTTCGCGGTGATCGCGGGTATGGCCCTGGTGATCGCAGCCGGCGCCGGCCTGGTGTTCAACCATCTGGGCTCGACCATGATGGATCTGAGCGGCCGCGACATTCCGCGGCTCTCCGCAAGCCTTCAACTCGCCTCGCAAAGCGCAACGCTCGCCGCGCAGGGTCCGGGCGTGCTGGCGTCGCCCACCGACGAGGCGCTGAACGAGCGCACCAAGAAGGTGCAGGAGATCCAGCAGCTCGCCATGGCCAAGCTCGGCGAGATCATCGAGCTCGGCGCCGACAAGCAGATCGCGACCGCGCTCCGCGACAACGCCAAGAGCATCGACGAGGCGACCCAGAGCCTGGTATCGGCCGCACGCGAGCGGCTCGACACCGGCGCACTGCACGACAAGCAGTATGAAGCGCTGCGCAAGGCGCAGCTCGCCTTCGTCGGCGCGGCCGGCCCCGCGATGCTGGATACGCAGACGCGGCTGAACGCCATCCTCGGCGCCGTCGACCTCTCCGCGGACGATGCCACCGAAGCGGCCCGCACGGTCGCCCAGATCTCGACGGTCTCGGCCAACGGCAATCTGATGGCCGCCGACATGATGGCGGCGCTTTCGGCCAACAACAGCGATACGCTGGAGGCGATCGAGAAGGAGTTCAAGACGACGCGCGATCGCGTCAAGTCCAACCTCGAGGACTTGCCGAACATACCTTCGATGCAGGCGGTGCGCGATACCATCCAGAAGCTGTTCGCCTTCGGCGAGGGCAAGACCGGCGTGTTCAAGATCCGGCAGAAGGAGCTCGACTCGATCGACTACGGCCAGACCATCCTGGACGAGACCCGCAAGCTCAATGTCGGCCTCGGCATCAGCGTGCAGCAGCTCGTCGACGGCGTGCAGAAGGAGACCAACGCGTCGACCTTCCAGGCACGGCAGGAGATATCGCTCGCGACCACGGCAATGCTGGCGCTGGGTGCGCTGACGCTGGTGGGCTCGGCGCTGTTCGTCTGGCTCTATGTCGGCCGCAGCATCCTGCGGCGGATCCGCGAGCTCCAGCGCGCGATGCAATTGCTCTCGGCCGGCGACCTCGACACCGAGATCGTCCGCTCCAGGCAAAATGACGAGATCGGCGCGATGAAGGAGACGCTGACCGTGTTCCGCGACAGCATGATCGAGGCCCGGGCGCTTGCGAGCGAGCAGGACAAGGATCGTGTCGCCGAGGCCGAGCGGGCCGCGCATATGGAGGCGAAAATCGCCGAGTTCGAGGGCGCGATGCGGTCCGCACTCGACAATCTCGCGCAGTCGGCCAACTCGATGCAGTCGACCGCACAGAGCATGTCGACCACAGCCGACCAGTCCAACGCGCTGGTGAATGCGGTGGCTTCGGCCGCCGAGGAGACCTCGGTCAACGTGCAGACCGTCTCATCCGGCACCGAGCAGCTGTCGTCCTCGATCGAGGAGATCAGCAAGCAGGTGGTGACCTCGGCCGCGATCGCCAGGAAGGCGGTCGACGAGGCCGGCGCCACCGACGCCACGATGCAGACGCTTGCCGACAGCGCGAGCCGCATCAGCGTCGTGGTCGACCTGATCCAGACCATCGCGTCGCAGACCAATCTGCTCGCGCTCAACGCCACCATCGAGGCGGCGCGCGCGGGCGAAGCCGGCCGCGGCTTCGCGGTGGTCGCCTCCGAGGTGAAGAGCCTCGCGAGCCAGACCGCCAAGGCGACGGAGGAGATCCGCACCCAAATCGCCAGCATGCAGCAGGTCACGACGTCTGCCGTCGGCGCCATCCAGGGCATCGGCCGCATCATCGGCGAGATCAACGACGTGACCACGACGATTGCAGCGGCCGTCGAGGAACAGGGCGCGGCCACCCGCGAGATCGCCCGCAACATCCAGCATGCGGCCGGCGGCACCAGCGAGGTTTCCAGCAACATCGTCGGCGTCTCGACGGCCTCGGCCGAAGCCGGCGCGGCGGCGAGCGAGGTGCTGGGCGCATCGGATGCGCTCCGCCGCGAGGCCGACATGCTGCGCGGGGAGATCGACGCGTTCCTCAACAACATGCGGGCGGCGTAA
- a CDS encoding outer membrane protein — translation MKKILFATAALLVLGAAAPAVGADLGARPYYNKAAPAYAAPIYNWTGFYIGAHVGGAFSSDNNFNGLSTGNNGNGRFLGGLQAGADWQLNPNFVVGAEAQYSWLSGNVGAVFPGGVAYTNDQRGLGSITGRVGYTWGPGLLYVKGGYAYSDNNEKVTVGGVPTAFVITGDHRNGYTVGAGLEYMFAPSWSAKAEYQYYNFGDAHFTGGPLAGTGNFTTDDHTIKAGVNYRFNWANSTVARY, via the coding sequence ATGAAGAAGATTCTGTTTGCGACCGCGGCTCTGCTCGTGCTGGGCGCGGCTGCGCCGGCCGTCGGCGCCGATCTCGGTGCCCGGCCCTATTACAACAAGGCTGCGCCGGCCTATGCCGCGCCGATCTACAACTGGACCGGATTCTATATCGGTGCGCATGTCGGCGGCGCGTTCTCCAGCGACAACAATTTCAACGGCCTCTCCACCGGCAACAACGGCAACGGCCGTTTCCTCGGCGGCTTGCAGGCCGGCGCGGACTGGCAGCTCAACCCGAACTTCGTGGTTGGCGCCGAAGCCCAGTATTCCTGGCTCTCCGGCAATGTCGGCGCGGTATTCCCGGGCGGTGTCGCCTACACCAACGACCAGCGCGGCCTCGGCTCGATCACCGGCCGGGTCGGCTACACCTGGGGTCCGGGCCTGCTCTACGTGAAGGGCGGCTACGCCTATTCCGACAACAACGAGAAGGTGACCGTCGGCGGCGTGCCAACCGCCTTCGTCATCACTGGCGATCACCGCAACGGCTACACCGTCGGCGCCGGCCTCGAGTACATGTTCGCCCCGAGCTGGTCGGCCAAGGCCGAGTACCAGTATTACAATTTCGGCGACGCGCACTTCACGGGCGGCCCGCTGGCAGGCACCGGCAACTTCACCACCGACGACCACACCATCAAGGCGGGCGTCAACTACCGCTTCAACTGGGCAAACTCGACCGTCGCGCGCTACTGA
- a CDS encoding ABC transporter ATP-binding protein, whose translation MTAPPAVSITNLRIALPKGGERPFAVDGVSLDLRPGKIVCVVGESGSGKSMCAHALMGLLPDTVDIASGEIQFEGRDLLKLDDNGWRDLRGRRLAMIFQEPMTALNPLMRIGDQMAEMFEAHGLLTPKERRAKALSLAREVGLPDPERIVRAYPHQLSGGQRQRAMIAMALALEPAVLVADEPTTALDVTTQAQILKLIRNLQRNRNMAVMFITHDFGVVADIADQVLVLRHGKVVEEGPASAVFNNPQHDYTKALLAAVPTMAPPSRAPLDDRAKAVEVIGLDKTYVTSGGWFREDRRVDAAREVNFTILKGETLGLVGESGSGKSSVARLVMRLIEADRGTVRIGDTDLTRLAGKALRAERHRIQMIFQDPFASLNPRRKIGHIIADGPIAAGTDPRMAFDRARDLLKMVGLDAGALDRYPHEFSGGQRQRVGIARALALEPEIIVADEAVSALDVSVQAQVLRLLEDLKARLGLSMLFITHDLRVAAQICDRIAVMQRGAIVELKPTAQLFAMPEHPYTRELLAAVPGQKERAPAA comes from the coding sequence ATGACCGCGCCGCCCGCCGTTTCCATCACGAACTTGCGGATCGCGCTGCCCAAGGGCGGCGAACGTCCTTTCGCGGTCGACGGCGTCTCGCTGGATCTGCGACCGGGCAAAATCGTCTGCGTCGTTGGCGAGTCCGGCTCCGGCAAATCGATGTGCGCGCATGCGCTGATGGGCCTGCTGCCTGATACGGTCGACATCGCCTCCGGCGAGATCCAGTTCGAAGGCCGCGACCTGCTCAAGCTCGATGACAACGGCTGGCGCGATTTGCGCGGCCGCCGGCTCGCGATGATCTTCCAGGAGCCGATGACCGCACTCAATCCGTTGATGCGGATCGGCGACCAGATGGCCGAGATGTTCGAGGCCCACGGCCTGCTCACGCCGAAGGAGCGCCGCGCCAAGGCCCTGTCTCTGGCACGCGAGGTCGGCCTGCCCGACCCCGAGCGCATCGTGCGCGCTTATCCGCACCAGCTCTCCGGCGGCCAGCGCCAGCGCGCCATGATCGCGATGGCGCTCGCGCTCGAACCGGCCGTGCTGGTCGCTGACGAGCCGACCACCGCGCTCGACGTCACGACGCAGGCGCAGATCCTCAAGCTGATCCGCAACCTTCAGCGCAACCGCAACATGGCGGTGATGTTCATCACCCACGATTTCGGCGTGGTCGCCGACATCGCCGACCAGGTCTTGGTGCTCCGGCATGGCAAGGTCGTCGAGGAAGGCCCAGCCAGCGCCGTCTTCAACAATCCGCAGCACGACTACACCAAGGCGCTGCTGGCCGCGGTGCCGACGATGGCCCCGCCGTCGCGCGCGCCGCTCGACGATCGGGCCAAGGCCGTCGAGGTGATCGGGCTGGACAAGACCTACGTCACCTCCGGCGGCTGGTTTCGCGAAGACCGCCGCGTCGATGCCGCACGCGAAGTCAATTTCACGATCCTCAAGGGTGAGACGCTCGGCCTGGTCGGGGAATCCGGCTCCGGCAAATCGTCGGTGGCCCGTCTCGTCATGCGGCTGATCGAAGCCGACCGCGGTACGGTGCGGATCGGCGACACCGATCTCACCCGGCTCGCGGGCAAGGCGCTGCGAGCCGAGCGCCATCGCATCCAGATGATCTTTCAGGATCCGTTCGCCTCGCTCAATCCGCGCCGCAAGATCGGCCACATCATTGCCGACGGCCCGATCGCGGCCGGTACAGATCCAAGAATGGCGTTCGACCGCGCCCGCGATCTCCTCAAGATGGTCGGGCTGGACGCCGGCGCGCTCGACCGCTATCCGCATGAATTCTCCGGCGGCCAGCGCCAGCGCGTCGGCATCGCACGCGCGCTCGCGCTGGAGCCCGAGATCATCGTCGCCGACGAAGCCGTCTCCGCGCTCGACGTCTCCGTACAGGCACAGGTCTTGAGGCTGCTCGAAGACCTCAAGGCACGCCTCGGCCTCTCGATGCTGTTCATCACCCATGATCTTCGCGTGGCGGCGCAAATCTGCGACCGCATCGCGGTCATGCAGCGTGGCGCTATTGTCGAGCTGAAGCCGACGGCTCAGCTCTTCGCAATGCCCGAGCATCCCTATACACGCGAGCTGCTGGCAGCGGTGCCGGGACAGAAGGAACGCGCGCCGGCAGCGTAG
- a CDS encoding ABC transporter permease has translation MKQFWKSMLKSPSGVIGLVILLLAISVAVFGPLLFPNSPWRMVQRPFLPPFTLSTVPLGTDALGRDVFAGMIFGARVSLLVGLISTLVALIVGVPIGAMAGYFGGRVDDALMRFTEFFQTIPSFALAIVLVAILQPSIYSIVTSIAVVSWPPVARLVRGEVLSLRTREYVQAAVVTGQSNSWIILREILPNALSPVIVLASLMVATAILLESSLSFLGLGDPNLISWGYMVGAGRTVIRQAWWITVFPGVAILISVLGLNLIGEGLNDALNPRLSREGR, from the coding sequence ATGAAACAGTTCTGGAAATCGATGCTGAAGAGTCCGAGCGGCGTCATCGGGCTCGTCATCCTGCTGCTTGCGATCTCGGTCGCGGTGTTCGGGCCGCTACTGTTCCCGAACTCGCCCTGGCGGATGGTGCAGCGGCCTTTCCTGCCGCCCTTCACGCTCTCGACCGTGCCGCTCGGGACCGACGCGCTCGGCCGCGACGTCTTTGCCGGCATGATCTTCGGTGCGCGGGTGTCGCTGCTGGTCGGCCTCATCTCGACGTTGGTGGCGCTGATCGTCGGCGTACCGATCGGCGCGATGGCCGGCTATTTCGGCGGCCGGGTCGACGACGCCCTGATGCGCTTCACCGAATTCTTCCAGACCATTCCGAGCTTCGCGCTCGCGATCGTGCTGGTCGCAATCCTGCAGCCCTCGATCTATTCGATCGTGACCTCGATCGCGGTGGTGAGCTGGCCGCCGGTCGCCCGCCTCGTCCGTGGCGAAGTGCTGTCGCTGCGGACGCGGGAATATGTCCAGGCGGCCGTGGTGACCGGCCAGAGTAACAGCTGGATCATCCTGCGCGAGATCCTGCCCAATGCGCTGTCGCCGGTGATCGTGCTGGCCTCGCTGATGGTCGCGACCGCGATCCTGCTGGAATCCTCGCTGTCGTTCCTCGGCCTCGGCGATCCCAATCTGATCTCCTGGGGCTACATGGTCGGTGCCGGCCGCACCGTGATCCGCCAGGCCTGGTGGATCACCGTGTTTCCCGGCGTCGCCATCCTGATCTCGGTGCTCGGCCTGAACCTGATCGGCGAAGGCCTCAACGACGCGCTCAATCCGCGCTTGTCACGGGAGGGGCGCTGA
- a CDS encoding ABC transporter permease — translation MLSFVAQRVVKGIIVLLAIVVLNFFLIRLAPGDPAVVMAGEAGASDQVFVQQLREKFGLDKPLPEQLFIYVKGIANLDLGFSFRQQAPVSKLIMERLPATLLLTLTAFAISLVLGVLFGTFAARFAGTFLDTAITVFALIFYAMPIFWVALMGILLFSVTVDWLPSFGYETVGANLTGLAHIIDVGAHLIMPAMTLGLFFMATYTRMTRASMLQVQRLDFVKTARAKGLSDAVIQRRHVLRNALLPVVTLAGVHAGTLIGGAVITETVFAWPGIGRLMYDALLQRDYNLLLGVFVTCSVMVLIFNLITDLVYRLVDPRIEYAT, via the coding sequence ATGCTCTCCTTCGTCGCTCAACGTGTCGTGAAAGGCATCATCGTGCTGCTCGCGATCGTCGTTCTCAATTTCTTCCTGATCCGGCTGGCGCCCGGTGACCCCGCCGTCGTGATGGCCGGCGAGGCCGGCGCCAGTGACCAAGTCTTCGTCCAGCAATTGCGGGAAAAGTTCGGCCTCGACAAGCCGCTGCCCGAGCAGCTCTTCATCTATGTCAAGGGCATCGCTAATCTCGACCTCGGCTTCTCGTTCCGCCAGCAAGCGCCGGTGTCGAAGCTGATCATGGAACGGCTGCCGGCGACGCTGCTGTTGACGCTCACGGCATTCGCGATTTCGCTCGTCCTCGGCGTCCTCTTCGGCACCTTCGCCGCGCGTTTTGCCGGAACTTTCCTCGACACCGCCATCACCGTGTTTGCACTGATCTTCTACGCCATGCCGATCTTCTGGGTGGCGCTGATGGGAATCCTGCTGTTTTCGGTCACGGTCGATTGGCTGCCGAGCTTCGGCTACGAGACCGTCGGCGCCAACCTCACCGGCCTTGCCCATATCATCGACGTCGGTGCGCATCTGATCATGCCCGCGATGACGCTCGGCCTGTTCTTCATGGCGACCTACACCCGCATGACGCGTGCCTCGATGCTGCAGGTGCAGCGGCTCGACTTCGTCAAGACCGCGCGCGCCAAGGGCCTCTCCGACGCCGTGATCCAGCGCCGCCACGTGCTGCGCAACGCGCTGCTCCCCGTCGTGACGCTTGCCGGCGTGCATGCCGGCACGCTGATCGGCGGCGCCGTCATCACCGAAACCGTGTTCGCCTGGCCCGGCATCGGGCGTCTGATGTACGACGCGCTGTTGCAGCGGGATTACAATCTGCTGCTCGGCGTGTTCGTGACCTGCTCGGTCATGGTCCTGATCTTTAACCTCATCACCGACCTGGTCTATCGCCTGGTCGATCCGCGCATCGAATACGCCACATGA
- a CDS encoding ABC transporter substrate-binding protein encodes MPKRVLLGVLLACGVTASALAQEPKMGGAIKAVIQPEPPSLMLAMVQNGPIQMVSGNIFEGLLRYSPKLEPQPELAESWSISEDAKTYTFKLRKGVTWHDGKPFTSADVLFSIEMLKQTHARARNNLVQVDKVEAPDDYTVVFTLKQPFGPFLGIFEVGSMPMVPKHLYEGTDWKTNPYNNAPVGTGPFMFKEWQKGSFIRLVKNPNYYEKGKPYLDDIYWQVIPDAAARSVAYETGKVDVLPGGSVENFDVPRLSKLKDTCVTGAGWEFFSPLAWLWLNNRQGPLADKRVRQAVMYAIDRDFAKDVIWNGLGKVATGPSASTIKYYTDDVPKYPYDPAKAKALLKEAGYKGEKIRILPLAYGETWQRWGEAVKQNLMDVGMNIETISTDVAGGNQKIGDWDYDIAFTYLYQYGDPALGVGRNYVSSAIAKGQVFNNVEGYSNPEIDKLFADGAVATPDSKRKEIYEKAQKILVEDVPVAWMLELQFPTIMRCNVKNLITTGIGVNDGFKDAWLEK; translated from the coding sequence ATGCCGAAACGAGTGTTGCTTGGTGTCCTTCTGGCTTGCGGCGTCACCGCCTCGGCGCTGGCGCAAGAGCCGAAAATGGGAGGCGCGATCAAGGCCGTGATCCAGCCCGAGCCGCCGAGCCTGATGCTTGCGATGGTCCAGAACGGCCCGATCCAGATGGTGTCGGGCAACATCTTCGAAGGCCTGCTGCGCTACAGCCCCAAGCTCGAGCCGCAGCCGGAACTGGCGGAGAGCTGGAGCATCAGCGAGGACGCCAAGACCTACACGTTCAAGCTCAGGAAGGGCGTGACCTGGCACGACGGCAAGCCCTTCACATCCGCCGACGTGCTGTTCTCGATCGAGATGCTGAAGCAGACCCACGCGCGTGCCCGCAACAATCTGGTGCAGGTCGACAAGGTCGAGGCGCCCGACGACTACACCGTGGTGTTCACGCTGAAGCAGCCGTTCGGGCCGTTCCTCGGCATCTTCGAGGTCGGCTCGATGCCGATGGTGCCGAAACATCTCTATGAAGGCACCGACTGGAAGACCAACCCCTACAACAACGCGCCGGTCGGCACCGGCCCCTTCATGTTCAAGGAATGGCAGAAGGGCTCGTTCATCCGCCTGGTCAAGAATCCGAACTACTACGAGAAGGGAAAGCCCTATCTCGACGATATCTACTGGCAGGTCATCCCCGACGCCGCCGCACGCTCGGTGGCTTACGAGACCGGCAAGGTCGACGTGCTGCCCGGCGGCTCGGTCGAGAATTTCGACGTGCCGCGGCTCTCGAAGCTGAAGGACACCTGCGTCACCGGCGCGGGCTGGGAGTTCTTCTCGCCGCTGGCCTGGCTGTGGCTAAACAATCGCCAGGGTCCGCTCGCGGACAAGCGGGTGCGACAGGCGGTGATGTACGCGATCGACCGCGATTTCGCCAAGGACGTGATCTGGAACGGGCTCGGCAAGGTCGCGACGGGCCCGTCGGCCTCGACCATCAAATACTACACCGACGACGTGCCGAAATATCCCTACGATCCCGCGAAGGCGAAGGCGCTGCTGAAGGAAGCCGGCTACAAGGGCGAGAAGATCCGCATCTTGCCGCTCGCTTACGGCGAGACCTGGCAGCGCTGGGGTGAGGCCGTGAAGCAGAACCTCATGGATGTCGGCATGAACATCGAGACGATCTCGACCGACGTTGCCGGCGGCAACCAGAAGATCGGCGATTGGGACTACGACATCGCCTTCACCTATCTCTACCAATATGGCGATCCAGCCCTCGGCGTCGGCCGCAACTACGTCTCCAGCGCCATCGCCAAGGGCCAGGTCTTCAACAATGTCGAGGGCTACTCCAATCCCGAGATCGACAAGTTGTTCGCCGACGGCGCGGTCGCAACGCCGGATTCCAAGCGCAAGGAGATCTACGAGAAGGCGCAAAAGATCCTGGTCGAGGACGTGCCGGTGGCCTGGATGCTGGAGCTGCAATTCCCGACCATCATGCGTTGCAACGTCAAGAACCTGATCACCACGGGGATCGGGGTCAATGACGGCTTCAAGGACGCATGGCTCGAGAAGTGA